From the Salarias fasciatus chromosome 5, fSalaFa1.1, whole genome shotgun sequence genome, the window TAAACTACAAAGTAAAACTGTACAGGGCATACAGGCGAGGTCTTGGCATGCAGCCTTGGGTAAAGCTGGTCCAGTATTTCCTCTATATTTACCTCTACTATGATAAAATTCTTAATAGATGTACTGATAATTAAAAATCTATCAAATCAATGTAAATTTTCCTCCCTATTCAAAAATTTCTTTGTAATGTTTCCATTTCAGCAGGCCCTCTGACCACATCTGCAAGTGAttgtttcctgctctgatcAGTCcagaagaagatgatgaatGAGGAAAACATTGAGATGGCTAAAGGGTTGGAGGCGCAGATCAGCCATTTCCAGGCTGAAATTCAGGCGCTGCAGCGCATAAAGGACAGCCACAAGGACATGCAGTTCCACTTCAAAGGGCAAATGCAGGATGCTCTGTGagttcagatttatttattcagttaaaaaacagCCTAAAGTGATAACATTTCATCTGGTCTGAGCTCTCAatctataatttttttttctcttgacaGGGCATTTTTATGCGGACAGCGTCAAGGCCGAAAGAAAGAGAGCCTGCAGTCCAGGTTGAAGGAAGAAGTTGAGGAGCTGAAAGAAGATCTGAGACAGCAAACAGAGATGAATGGCATCGATCTGGACCGTTTTACCACAAAGACTCTCCAAGGCAGTAAGACTGTCCAGAAATCTCCCTCATTTGAAAGAATATAAGAAAAATATTGACTGTGTGTTAACTGGAGTAATAATCCACCATaatgtgtctgtgtctctgtctctaaGGTGACACTAAGCAGGTTCAGCAGATCCGTTTATCAGGTCGCTGTTCTCAACTCGGCTTCGACTTGGAGTTTCAAGTTTCTGAGAaccaggtgatttttttttttttttaaatctaaattcaTGGTAAAGGAGGGAAAATCAAAAGCTCATTCACAGAAAGTGTAAGCTGGGGGACGGGGGGTTTAGTGCACTGGAGAATTTCCCACAGTAATGGGCCTTAAGTCACAGATATAATAGCAGAGTAAAATATCAGTTAGCAGTCAAAATGAGCTGAGAATATCAAATATCATTTGGGTTTGATCTTCATTCCCCATACTGAGATTGGTATGAAGGTTCTGTTCTGTCAGGACGGACTCAAAGAAAAGCTAACAGAACTTCAGTGAAAGCttgaatcagaaaaaaaacatatcgaCAATGACAAACTGAATTATAGTCAGCGAGAGTTCAGATTAACTTTGTGCTGGATTTAAGAACTTTGGAAAGTCAATAATGCAGTTGAACCACTGTGTTCATTGCTTTTGCATCGTTTAAATCTGACACATCGTCTATTTTTATGTTAGACTTCTTCATTCTGCAGCTGAGCTCATTCCCTCATGTGTGTACTACATGggcaagtttttacattttacagactGCGTCCTACAGTGCAGTACAGCAGGGGGCGTCAGAGAGCCGTGTTCAGCACTTCACTTCAAGCCACTTCAGAGTTTATCAGTTCATCAGCCCAGACTTTTATTTCCCTTTTATTTAATCCAAATCAGACATCAGACTAAACTGAGCTGAAGGCCACATCCAGTCAGAATTTTAAAATAGCAGCTGCTCCAGAGTGATAGTACAGATGAGATTAATatccattttatttaattctctCGTCCCCTTTGGTCATTCCTTCTCAAGAAATCGGTGAAATGTCACTTGTTGGCTTAACAGAGTGAtagtttcaaatatttttggTAACTGTGCTGATCTGAGATGTGACTGAACAATGTCAATGACGCATATATTAAGCATTATGTTTAGGAAACGTGTTTCTTTACACCTTATGGATGAGTTGTGTTTTAACACAAACTCATAATATTGTAAAATTTCATTAAACCATCCACTAATCTTATCTCCTATAATCACTTTATCCTGACTAGAGTCACTGGATTATCTTGAATTCCACCATTAAAGGTGGTTCAACATGAGCCAATACCCAAGATCTGAATTTGATGTGAGTGTAATTTTATTGTCAAGAGGTTCTGCATTATTGTAGTCTGTGAAGCCGCATGCTGGCCCTACGGTCCTCTGGTTTTAATTCCAGCTGGACCaaccagcagagcagctgctttCGTTGAATCACTTCTCCTGCTTGCCTCATCAAGTGTCATTAAAATTATAGTTTCTGTCCTGAAGTCTTAACTTGTTTGAGTAAAGACATTAATTATTTGGCTGTGTAATTTGGAAACCATCCATTCgtaagcagacacacactcgccTCCAAGGCTTTGATATAGATTACGCCATGACGAAATTGCAACATCGGGGGGTGCTAGCTCAACTTGCAACATCTTGAACATTGAATTTGTATGTTGCAATAAATTCACAGTGCACCACTCGTCCTGGGAAACACTTTTCTTTGGCATTAATGTGGGAATTTCAATGAACAAGCCAACGCTGGAGAAGTGGTCTCTATATAGGTCATAGGTCATCTCCAGCTGGAAACTAACCAAAGCTGCTCTCTTCCACGTTCTGACAGAGAGCGAAGCAAACATAATGTGCCTAATAAAcctctttaaatttaaaaagtttagcttttttttttttttcttcagaggcTTAAAAAATGTTATGCATAGCTAGTTTATTGAGGTCTTGGGTGTAGAAGCTCAACCATAAGGCTCCGTCAGGTGAAATAGCAATATatgatgtgtgttttatgataCCGTTATGCTTGGATAGCCATTGTTTCAACATGAAATTTACTGaatgctgcagagaaacaagTGACTCCAGAGGAGCGGGCCTCTTGCTGTTCAAAGTTCAACCTTGCACAACACAAATTATTTAATAAACAATATGTTATGTATGTTTTATTAATTGCACAGATGTTTATATGAATTtgacagtgttttgtttgtgggcTAGATGGAGATGCTTTAGTCAACTCGAGTCTATCGTCATGACAaaggaaatgcagaaaagaaatgtgtggtgctgaaaaagaaaaaatgttgtaTCCAGACTGAGCTGGGAATTTTCtctgtggggtttgcatgtttgacCACTTCTCCAACAACCAAAAGACATTGTTGTTAGCTTAATTGTTGAGCTGTCACAGGTTTACTCCCTTCACCAAATGGCTACTGGGCAAGTAAACTACACGAGTTTGAATTGATCTCACATAGAAGACAAGTGGATAAAAGGACAGAGTCGATTTAAAAAGGATATGTTTATCTCTTAGCTGTCAAATATCCTTCATGTACTTTacaaaaaccttcaaaatgaaaagaaaactcgACATCTGGTTTATCCGGCAAACACACATTGAGACATTAGTGACACTGAAAAGTTTGattctttaaaaacattttttacaagAGATTTCCTTTCTACATTTACGTGTAGAACCAATAATGTGCTCTCCTGTGTGATGATCAAGACTAGCACAAAAATCTCTAACACTAATGTGATTAAATCCATTATTTTGTCCTTGATCACAAtcagtatttacaaaaataaaacaataaattacaGCTCCTCAGCTTGTGTTCACTAAGATGATATCTTTATTTTCCAGGAGGGTCGGAAATCTGAGAGGACAATCAGCGATGTGAATGTGGTGCTTGACTCGGATGACCTGCACAACTTCAGCAGCTTCATATCCATGTAAGAACAAACTCTGCAGGTCCATGAGAACGGGATCTGGAAAAATAACAATCTCGCCCTTGTGTGGAGCTTTCACTGGTTTATTCCACCAATCAGATTTACAAAGCACCTTTCCTAAGGTTAATATTGTTGAACACATTTTAGAGTTCACTGACAAGAACAGTAAGACAgggcaaaatgcaaaaatgtgcaaaataatgaGTGAAATTGTTTAAACTTGTTCCCCAGTAGCCACAGTTAAAGATCAGGTGTTAAGCTGCTCTCACAGAGCAGGGAGATGTGGGACATTGTTTAAATGCGTTGATTATCTGCATGCACGGATGCTGACGACTGCCGTTGGAGTGtggtgtcttgctcaaggacacggGGGGACGTTGAGCATGCAACCTTGAGATTGAAAGATGAGCCACTCTGCCAACTGAGCCTCAGCTACATTAAATGAACATACAATAACCACAATGATGATACAAACAACAAGGCTATGGTGGCTGAGAGTTTAGAGGCGCAGGCTTGTAATCACATGGAGTAAAACTAGAGGAGCAATTTACCCAAGAGGATCAAACAAGCTTTCCTTCTTTAGCAGAATCTATTGCGAAATTAGTTTCCCCACTTCAAACCTTTGTTATTGGCTTTAAAAACCCTAGAAGCCTGTCATCTGTTCAGATTATCTGCGCTCACGTTTGCCTTTTTGTCAGTCAGGTTAAAACACTGCGTGACACATCACACAGCGATGCTGCGTAACAGACATGCGCACACAGCTCAGACAGTGGGAACCGATCTGATGAGCTGTTTACGCAGATTGTCATCAGCTAGTAAACAGCGTTACACCACCTACTCTGATCTGATTGTAATTTAAATCAAGAAGGGCTGATCGACTCAGAAGTGCTGACATGACACTATTTTAATTGGTTCGGCGTTCATTCCAATTAGTTAATGTTCATGTAACTGCTGGTTATGTTCATGGTTCCCCGTGTTCAGCAACAGTGATCAAATTTCTCTGAATGCTAATTGAAATCAACCAAACCAAACATAAGTAATGGCCATTCACTGGAGAATCAATAAATTGTCTCACAGTGTTATTTTACCAGTCACACAAAACAGTTTGCCCGATAGATCAAAGTTGCACTCTATAAATTATGGGCTACGGATTAACGTGTGTTGCGTTCACTGTGCCCAGGTGCATTTTTTGATCCTCCGACCGCAATCTATCATAAAAGTGCCGGCTCTGTCAATGGATCAGCAAGGCAGTGCAGGAGTCTGATTTGCTCTACATCGCAGGCCAAACCACATCTGGAATGCATGGCCAAGTCTGCAGAATCTGGCAAACAACAGATGGAAAAATACTGAAGATAATGATTCAACGCACCGCTGCCTCGTCAGTCTGGATGTGCGCTTGTGTGCGAGAGCGCTGGTTTTTACAACCCGAAGCAGAATGATGATCCTCAAACTGACCTAAACTAGTGCAGATCAATACTGACACTGGATTTTTTTAGGGTCTGTATATCCAATAAGCGGGATTTGTTGAGTCAGCGATGCTCAGTGGCCACCCACGTTTTGACGGCTCGTCGTCCATTGGAGAGCCCCTGCAGTTACACATGTAatgccaattaaaaaaaaccagtcTCCAATAATAGTTGTTTCAGGACACAGTTATTTGTTTAATGAATTAGAGCTGCACGAACAGCTGCCTCTCGCCTCCAGCCATTGATAGTTttcatgctgtgtgtgttgACATACCGATTGTTATCATCTGACACTTGTTAAAATTTAGCTTTTAAATACATCAAAGTGATGCTGAGATGTTGGTGCTGAATGTTTTAAAGCTATGAGAACTGGATGCAATAGTTTTTGGTTTAGTCAGCCATCTACAAAGCTATTTGGCACACAGAATGCATACTTTTGACAACTTACCTTGTTTTAACAACCTCCTCAATATCATGACTGTCGAGGGTCAGCAACCACAGAACCAGCAAGTGTGTCCTTTGGCACAGTTTTGAGGCATTTCCTTAATCTTTTTAAGTAAAGAAGATCTTATTTTCCCTTATTATTCATCTCCTTAATTCAGAAAAGCAGCAagattttaatatttcagtgaaatgtgacTTGATGTTGAATACTTTTTGCAGAATAAATGGCCAACGACGAAATGTCTGCTCAGGAAGAACTTTTACTCCAACCTGTCCTGAAATCCCTCTCAGTTTGTTTTGGAGCTGCTTCAGCAATAAAATTTAGTTTTAACTTCTGTCGTGAAATTGGGTATCCGTGTTCCCCTCTCTGTTTTGCGACCGCTCCAGCATTGGCAGTACTATCGGGTGAAATGGTTTCTGGATAAACCGGTCAGCTGTCTCACATCACTGAGTTGTGCCTTGCTCAAGCCGCTTTGTCGTGTGAAATCCCACACCGGATGGATCCATGCtgtctttgcttgtttttgtgttaaaCCGCTAAAGATCTGGGCTGAGAGACTGTCTTATATGGCACTGTTGCTGGATTTCTGGTAATTTCTCCAATCAGTACTTTGTCTGTGCTGCTTAACACACAACACAAGTTTTCCTGTTTGCCTGTATTTTGCAAGCTCATATAGACCCATCTCAAAGATTGTCATTGTAAAGGTAAGATAAGATAGTTTCGTGTATTACTTTATTCTACATGTAAATACATTCTATCTTACCAGTGGTGGAGACACTTTAGGAAGCATAAAAAGACTGAGAAGCTATATATTGGTCAGAAACGTGTGTGAGGATAACTCTGAGACGATCTGAAGGGATTCATCTCTTTCAGTCCTGTCTTTCTGTCGCTCTCTTTTTCTGGTCGTGCTCCACGATATGGCAGGGCGCTGCCATGTTTCCATCAGCTCTGTGTGGAATAACAGTCATCTGGAAACTTAACCCGGTTGCCGTCCAGCCCCGGGCCCCCATGGAAAACTGGAAATCTTTTAACGGAGTCTCCCAGGCTCTGTCAGACggaccaaaccaaaccagaccaaaacagatcttctttttttttttctgattgtaaTCTTGAAATACAACTTTTTATGTAATCAAGAGCTATTTTGAAGCAAAGATTTGGACTTTAACAATTACTCTTCTACTATTTTGCAtgaatgatcttttttttttttttttaaatggcaaaGTTGTTCTCATCATCAATCATTGAGTGATGTTACTAGAATTTTTGTTTCTCATCTTACAAATTAAAATTTGCCAGATTAACTCTTTAGGAATGAATAATGTCTAATGAATGCAGTATTATCTAATACTGCTTAGGTTTCCCAGTTGTTTGGTGGGAAATTTTCTTTAGTTGTGATTTGGATTGTGTTGATGCTCAAACCTGACTGTGAAATACTCAGTTCTTTTATCCAAAGGCTTGGATTGCAACCAAATACCTGCTCTAGTCGCCCATCCACGTGTGTGCAACAACATGACAAGCTGGCTTATACTGCATGCAGTTGGATCTCAAAAAAATTAGTTATAATGCATACAAAGCTGACAAGTTAATTTTGTAATTAAGCATTTTATATACAAGGTCACAATATTTCAAacctgtctttgttttgattctCATAAATGTAGCCTACATGTCATAAGAATCCAAAATATCTTAAACTATTAAAGTAGTTTTTTAAGATCAGTTAACATAATGACGCCATCACACACATTGTTCATTAATGCTCTcagtatttaatgttttttttttttctgattgtctGCATCAGTGCGTTGTGGAATGGGAGCAATCAGCCCTGCAGCTCTTATGAAGTGTTTTGGGCGCCAAGGTCGCGGTGATGGCCGTCTTCAACCCGTTTACTTTGTAGCTCTGACGTCTTCACGTCTTAAGTCTTAAGTCTCTTCAGGGTTCAGGTCAGAAAATGTGAATGAATAATAATGaagcatgaaaagaaaactttgaatCTTCTCTTGAGCCCTGTTAGAATACCTCTGACATCCCATCTGGTTGAACAGTGAATGTACAGTGAGTAACGACACTCGGTGTGCGTTTCCTCTGTGTTGTGGCTCTTGATGCCGTTATTCCAGCTTCATCCTGAAGTTAAACCACCTTCTTGAATGGACTGTTGTTTGGGAGACTTCTCCAACCGGTGCTCATCTGTATTGCTTGCTTCCTTTCAACTTTCCATAAATGTGCA encodes:
- the cenpp gene encoding centromere protein P isoform X1, whose amino-acid sequence is MMNEENIEMAKGLEAQISHFQAEIQALQRIKDSHKDMQFHFKGQMQDALAFLCGQRQGRKKESLQSRLKEEVEELKEDLRQQTEMNGIDLDRFTTKTLQGSDTKQVQQIRLSGRCSQLGFDLEFQVSENQEGRKSERTISDVNVVLDSDDLHNFSSFISMVEETSDLLLFFRTMRTFSERCHDRAKAFQHFQEKYPAVVSLPGGHSSEVMTLNHPELPGCVLFLRWSVEVSRDGVVTPRFDLLTKIPEEALQLFPSPPIGGAAEAFHSLRELLGVEAAIESMIRAVSLSPDL
- the cenpp gene encoding centromere protein P isoform X2 → MMNEENIEMAKGLEAQISHFQAEIQALQRIKDSHKDMQFHFKGQMQDALAFLCGQRQGRKKESLQSRLKEEVEELKEDLRQQTEMNGIDLDRFTTKTLQGSDTKQVQQIRLSGRCSQLGFDLEFQVSENQGRKSERTISDVNVVLDSDDLHNFSSFISMVEETSDLLLFFRTMRTFSERCHDRAKAFQHFQEKYPAVVSLPGGHSSEVMTLNHPELPGCVLFLRWSVEVSRDGVVTPRFDLLTKIPEEALQLFPSPPIGGAAEAFHSLRELLGVEAAIESMIRAVSLSPDL